A single region of the Solwaraspora sp. WMMD406 genome encodes:
- a CDS encoding DEAD/DEAH box helicase, giving the protein VAKRAKAATTGTDVTAMSRSAATLVHPALPPVIHAEVAAGLSIDATRLTPAALATFKHAAAMANPKFYELQRLRKSTWDTPRFIRGYDLTLDDRLILPRGLRHTITTIVERAGSRLAVTDARNPGTEIDAAFTGDLTDKQTHAVSALLAHDDGILVAPPGAGKTVMACAMITERNTSTLILVDRKALADQWRARLEQFLTLRPGQLGGGRRKLTGAVDIALLPSLARRDDIPTLTHGYGHVIVDECHHLAAAAYEHCVKRIAAQFWLGLTATPTRRDGLGQLVTWQLGPVRHTLTDEQQGTIAAAMQPDAGPRRLLHIHDTTFQPGDVDLDAPGALAEVHRRLALDEPRNTRIADDVTAALTRGRNCLVLTRRIAHVEALTTLLAARGHQALVLQGAMSTTNRRTVIDRLDTAKVGDGLLVIGTTPFIGEGFDAPALDTLFLAGPISYDGLLIQCAGRVIRAAPGKDTAEVHDYHDPATPILAASLPRRMPGYRTLGFTTP; this is encoded by the coding sequence GCGTCGCCAAACGGGCCAAAGCCGCCACCACCGGCACCGACGTCACCGCGATGAGCCGATCCGCCGCGACCCTGGTCCACCCCGCCCTGCCGCCGGTGATACACGCCGAGGTCGCAGCCGGGCTGAGCATCGACGCCACGCGATTGACCCCGGCCGCGCTCGCGACGTTCAAACACGCCGCCGCCATGGCCAACCCGAAGTTCTACGAACTGCAGCGCCTCCGCAAATCCACCTGGGACACCCCACGCTTCATCCGCGGCTACGACCTCACCCTCGACGACCGACTCATCCTCCCGCGCGGCCTGCGGCACACCATCACCACGATCGTCGAACGCGCCGGATCACGACTGGCCGTCACCGACGCACGCAACCCCGGAACCGAGATCGACGCCGCGTTCACCGGCGACCTCACCGACAAACAGACCCACGCGGTCAGCGCGCTCCTCGCCCACGACGACGGGATACTGGTCGCCCCACCCGGAGCCGGCAAGACCGTCATGGCCTGCGCCATGATCACCGAACGCAACACCTCCACCCTGATCCTCGTCGACCGCAAAGCCCTCGCCGACCAGTGGCGCGCCCGCCTCGAGCAGTTCCTCACCCTCCGACCCGGTCAGCTCGGCGGCGGCCGCCGGAAACTCACCGGCGCGGTCGACATCGCCCTGCTGCCCTCCCTCGCGCGACGCGACGACATCCCCACCCTCACCCACGGCTACGGACACGTCATCGTCGACGAATGCCACCACCTGGCCGCCGCCGCGTACGAACACTGCGTCAAACGGATCGCCGCGCAGTTCTGGCTCGGCCTCACCGCCACACCCACCCGACGCGACGGCCTCGGCCAACTCGTCACCTGGCAACTCGGACCCGTCCGACACACCCTCACCGACGAGCAACAAGGCACCATCGCGGCCGCGATGCAGCCAGACGCCGGACCGAGACGGCTGCTCCACATCCACGACACCACATTCCAACCCGGCGACGTGGACCTCGACGCACCCGGCGCACTCGCCGAAGTCCACCGACGGCTGGCCCTCGACGAACCCCGCAACACCCGGATCGCCGACGACGTCACCGCGGCACTGACACGCGGACGCAACTGCCTCGTCCTCACCCGCCGGATCGCCCACGTCGAGGCGCTCACCACCCTCCTCGCCGCCCGGGGACACCAAGCACTCGTGCTCCAAGGCGCCATGAGCACCACCAACCGACGCACCGTCATCGACCGACTCGACACCGCCAAGGTCGGCGACGGACTCCTCGTCATCGGCACCACACCGTTCATCGGCGAAGGCTTCGACGCCCCCGCCCTCGACACCCTCTTCCTCGCCGGCCCCATCTCCTACGACGGCCTACTCATCCAATGCGCCGGCCGCGTCATCCGCGCCGCACCCGGCAAAGACACCGCCGAAGTCCACGACTACCACGACCCCGCCACCCCCATCCTCGCCGCCTCACTCCCCCGCCGCATGCCCGGCTACCGCACGCTCGGCTTCACCACACCCTGA
- a CDS encoding phosphotransferase — protein sequence MSSSASQIVFRPTDPDARSALRQHAARVGIMVEGLLHHTDKAIVAAGSRDGEPVVVKLLTTDDPYWTGRREHELDVYRRIAADPPPVVTPRLRYADERLTVLTRVPGARLADERHLTGDVNGRSVDVVLDTLHAVAAWMPHPPLPEPIADYHGRIDAEHAAGQLDDADRAALHQLVDASGDTRQVAHGDPLPANLLLADGRCAIIDFEHCGRYLPGYDLALLYTIGAPASPTLAQAITDRIHGHDLTVGFAVNLALLVAREIRLHAPLPDNAQKTHRLTALARLRGHAADLIRQTRR from the coding sequence ATGTCCTCCTCCGCGTCCCAGATCGTGTTCCGGCCAACCGACCCTGACGCTCGGTCGGCGCTGCGCCAGCACGCCGCCCGGGTCGGGATCATGGTCGAAGGGCTGCTGCATCACACGGACAAGGCGATCGTGGCCGCCGGGTCCCGCGACGGTGAGCCGGTCGTGGTCAAGCTGCTCACCACCGACGATCCGTACTGGACCGGCCGCCGCGAGCATGAACTCGATGTCTACCGGCGCATCGCCGCGGACCCGCCCCCGGTGGTCACGCCCCGGCTGCGGTACGCCGACGAGCGGCTCACCGTCCTCACGCGCGTGCCAGGCGCCCGCCTGGCCGACGAGCGACACCTGACCGGCGATGTGAACGGCCGATCCGTCGACGTCGTGCTGGATACCCTTCATGCGGTGGCCGCGTGGATGCCGCACCCGCCGCTGCCGGAGCCGATCGCCGACTACCACGGCCGCATCGACGCCGAACACGCCGCAGGCCAGCTCGACGACGCCGACCGGGCAGCGCTGCACCAGCTCGTCGACGCCAGCGGCGACACCCGGCAGGTCGCACACGGCGACCCGTTACCGGCCAACCTGCTGCTCGCCGACGGCCGCTGCGCGATCATCGACTTCGAACACTGCGGCCGATATCTCCCCGGCTACGACCTGGCCCTGCTCTACACCATCGGCGCACCCGCCAGCCCGACCCTCGCACAGGCGATCACCGACCGGATCCACGGCCACGACCTCACCGTCGGGTTCGCGGTCAACCTGGCCCTGCTCGTCGCCCGGGAGATCCGCCTCCACGCCCCGCTGCCCGACAACGCGCAGAAGACACACCGCCTCACCGCGCTGGCCCGCCTGCGCGGCCACGCCGCCGACCTGATCCGCCAGACACGGCGATGA
- the lexA gene encoding transcriptional repressor LexA, with translation MTVPDVPSDPVSLTDRQRQILDVIRNWVQRHGYPPTVREIGVAVGLGSPSSVAHHLKALEHHGLIRRAPGGPRAVDARPLPGDKPSMDSGALSGIAVPLLGSIAAGAPILAEELVEEVLSLPADMVGRGPLFALRVRGDSMIEAAIADGDIIVVRQQAAADNGDIVAAMLDGEATVKQYRKRDGRTELVPRNPRYPVLPGDHATILGKVVCVLHRP, from the coding sequence GTGACCGTTCCTGACGTGCCATCTGATCCGGTGTCGTTGACCGACCGGCAGCGGCAGATTCTTGACGTGATCCGTAACTGGGTTCAGCGGCATGGCTATCCGCCGACGGTGCGGGAGATCGGTGTGGCCGTCGGGCTTGGTTCCCCTTCGTCGGTGGCGCATCACCTGAAGGCCCTCGAACACCACGGCCTGATCCGGCGGGCCCCTGGCGGGCCGCGAGCGGTTGATGCCCGCCCTCTGCCTGGTGACAAGCCATCAATGGATTCGGGCGCCTTGTCGGGAATCGCTGTGCCCCTGTTGGGATCCATCGCCGCCGGCGCGCCGATCCTCGCCGAAGAGTTGGTGGAGGAGGTGCTGTCCCTGCCCGCCGACATGGTCGGCCGGGGCCCGCTGTTCGCGCTGCGGGTACGAGGCGACTCCATGATCGAAGCGGCCATCGCCGACGGCGACATCATCGTGGTGAGGCAGCAGGCGGCCGCCGACAACGGCGACATCGTCGCCGCGATGCTCGACGGGGAAGCCACCGTCAAGCAGTACCGAAAGCGCGACGGTCGCACCGAGCTCGTCCCCCGCAACCCGCGCTACCCGGTACTGCCCGGCGATCACGCGACAATCCTCGGCAAAGTCGTCTGCGTCCTGCACCGCCCGTGA
- a CDS encoding PH domain-containing protein codes for MPTIPASTKASLIQRLSGHARRNWPQVAGVHVRYHGQFAYVTVELTDGERLPLMRLRYGGSAHRWGTAIHTASTNDYENQVWFTGTTEEAFDLVCDLKLSPRTS; via the coding sequence ATGCCCACGATCCCCGCGTCGACCAAGGCGTCCTTGATCCAGCGGCTGAGCGGGCACGCCCGCCGGAACTGGCCACAGGTGGCGGGCGTGCACGTGCGGTACCACGGCCAGTTCGCCTACGTCACCGTCGAGCTGACCGACGGTGAACGGCTCCCCCTGATGCGACTGCGTTACGGCGGTTCCGCCCACCGGTGGGGTACCGCCATCCACACCGCCAGCACGAACGACTACGAGAACCAGGTCTGGTTCACCGGCACCACCGAGGAAGCCTTCGACCTGGTCTGCGACCTCAAGCTCAGCCCCAGGACCTCTTGA
- a CDS encoding IS630 family transposase: MPACHARQITVSAADRHRLETLARSHAAGYQQVIRARIVRDAARGHSNAAIARRHQVTVDTVRRWRGRYADEGMAGLTDRPRSGRPPRLTPVQIAEVKALACQLPAETGTPLSKWNCPDLAREVAARGIAETISPATIRRILAADTIKPWRHQSWIFIRDPDFATRATRVLNLYQRVFDGRPLGDDEYVISADEKTSIQARCRCHPTLPPGTGRAMRVNHEYDRGGALAYLAAYDVHRAHVIGLCHDTTGITPFTDLVDEVMTREPYASARRVFWIVDNGSSHRGQTAIDRLRRRYPNAVMIHTPVHASWLNQIEIYFSIVQRKVVTPNDFTSLDQVQYRLAAFEQRYNATARPFRWKFTPTDLTDLLARIERHERKDPHPEQHADCQHQPAAHAQAA, from the coding sequence GTGCCCGCCTGCCACGCCCGCCAGATCACCGTGTCCGCCGCCGACCGGCACCGGCTCGAAACCCTGGCCCGCTCACATGCCGCCGGCTACCAGCAGGTCATCCGCGCCCGGATCGTCCGCGACGCCGCCCGTGGCCACTCCAACGCGGCGATCGCCCGCCGGCATCAGGTCACCGTCGACACGGTACGACGCTGGCGCGGTCGGTACGCCGACGAGGGCATGGCCGGGCTGACAGACCGACCCCGCAGCGGACGACCGCCCCGTCTCACCCCGGTCCAGATCGCCGAGGTCAAAGCCCTGGCCTGTCAACTACCGGCCGAGACCGGCACACCGCTGTCGAAGTGGAACTGCCCCGACCTCGCCAGAGAGGTCGCCGCCCGGGGAATCGCCGAGACGATCTCACCGGCCACGATCCGCAGAATCCTGGCCGCCGACACGATCAAACCCTGGCGACACCAGTCGTGGATCTTCATCCGGGACCCGGACTTCGCCACCCGCGCCACCCGCGTCCTGAACCTCTACCAGCGCGTCTTCGACGGTCGGCCACTGGGCGACGACGAGTACGTCATCAGCGCCGACGAGAAGACCTCCATCCAGGCCCGCTGCCGCTGCCACCCCACACTGCCCCCCGGCACCGGCCGCGCCATGCGGGTCAACCACGAGTACGACCGCGGCGGCGCCCTCGCCTACCTCGCCGCCTACGACGTGCACCGCGCCCACGTCATCGGACTCTGCCACGACACCACCGGCATCACCCCGTTCACCGACCTCGTCGACGAGGTCATGACCCGGGAACCGTACGCCTCCGCCCGCCGCGTGTTCTGGATCGTCGACAACGGCTCCTCCCACCGGGGCCAGACCGCGATCGACCGCCTGCGCAGGCGCTACCCCAACGCCGTCATGATCCACACCCCGGTCCACGCCTCCTGGCTCAACCAAATCGAGATCTACTTCTCCATCGTGCAACGCAAAGTCGTCACCCCCAACGACTTCACCAGCCTCGACCAGGTGCAATACCGCCTCGCCGCCTTCGAACAGCGCTACAACGCGACCGCCCGGCCCTTCAGATGGAAGTTCACCCCGACCGACCTCACCGACCTACTGGCCCGGATCGAACGACACGAACGGAAAGACCCACACCCCGAGCAACACGCCGACTGCCAACACCAGCCCGCCGCACACGCCCAGGCCGCGTAA
- a CDS encoding restriction endonuclease: MNTSLVSRYADLRKQAGGMTESVRGMRLNTLIADALVRDGIDAEADQRGPHGEVDVAFCYDGTWWLLEAKWYADPITDEPLRHLSDVLTERRPGTMGILASWSGFAASALRRAERSRDVVLLDRTHLEALISGTVSGPELIDAVNRSLSVFGHPNLPLATLLRPRRPDPDPLRSGVPDGFTPAAVAAPGAVDPTVTAYGTTIAGITADHGRLLITVDDGIMDLAVGRRAQPRRRLELTDCVGSPLATTDGDLFVVRNGGVLRHRQDALEVAAGGFTRPPIIVPGPHGTPWLLDRDTVGWPGTEHASLVQIGDHLGDQQRWPAGLPAGACQTACWLYERTFFVLGDGHSAITDVDTGKHRWVVTPVGRPHGLIRLDERHVLIVGADRHVLITVLDTATGQATEPTPINLTGPVRGAARIRDALIILAGAPVDHATVVPVVARLDLPSLV; this comes from the coding sequence ATGAACACCAGTCTCGTGAGCCGGTACGCCGACCTGCGCAAGCAGGCCGGCGGGATGACTGAGTCGGTACGCGGGATGCGGTTAAACACCCTGATCGCCGACGCGCTGGTTCGCGACGGAATCGACGCCGAGGCCGATCAGCGGGGGCCACACGGCGAAGTCGACGTCGCGTTCTGTTACGACGGCACCTGGTGGCTGCTGGAGGCGAAGTGGTACGCCGACCCGATCACCGACGAACCGCTACGCCACCTGAGTGATGTGCTGACCGAGCGGCGACCGGGCACCATGGGCATCCTCGCCTCGTGGTCGGGGTTCGCCGCCAGCGCGCTACGCCGCGCTGAACGATCCCGCGACGTCGTACTGCTCGACCGCACCCACCTGGAAGCATTGATCAGCGGTACCGTGTCCGGACCCGAACTCATCGACGCTGTGAACCGGTCGCTGTCGGTGTTCGGCCACCCGAACCTGCCGTTGGCGACGCTTCTGCGCCCACGACGCCCGGACCCGGACCCGCTACGGTCGGGTGTCCCCGATGGCTTCACCCCGGCTGCCGTCGCAGCACCCGGCGCGGTAGATCCCACCGTGACTGCCTACGGCACCACGATCGCCGGCATCACCGCCGACCACGGCCGACTGCTCATCACCGTGGACGACGGCATCATGGACCTCGCCGTCGGTCGCCGCGCCCAGCCTCGCCGGCGTCTGGAACTCACCGACTGCGTCGGCAGCCCGTTAGCCACGACCGATGGTGACCTCTTCGTGGTCCGCAACGGCGGGGTGCTGCGCCACCGGCAGGACGCCTTGGAAGTGGCCGCAGGCGGCTTTACCCGCCCGCCGATCATCGTCCCCGGCCCGCACGGCACACCGTGGCTGCTGGACCGCGACACGGTCGGCTGGCCCGGCACCGAGCACGCCAGTCTGGTGCAGATCGGTGACCACCTCGGCGACCAGCAGCGATGGCCCGCAGGGCTCCCGGCGGGCGCCTGCCAGACGGCGTGCTGGCTGTACGAACGCACGTTCTTCGTGCTCGGCGACGGGCACAGCGCGATCACCGACGTCGACACCGGCAAGCACCGGTGGGTCGTGACCCCGGTCGGCCGGCCGCACGGCCTCATCCGTCTCGACGAGCGCCACGTCCTGATCGTCGGTGCCGATCGCCACGTCCTCATCACCGTCCTCGACACCGCCACCGGGCAGGCGACCGAACCAACGCCGATCAACCTGACCGGCCCGGTGCGCGGAGCGGCACGTATCCGCGATGCCCTGATCATCCTGGCCGGCGCACCGGTCGACCACGCCACCGTCGTGCCGGTAGTCGCTCGACTTGACCTGCCCAGCCTGGTGTAG
- the hemC gene encoding hydroxymethylbilane synthase produces the protein MAIQLITVGTRSSPMALAQAEQVAGMLALLDPAVEIRLAPMTTSGDRWTGDLAVIGGKGAFVRELDRAQLAGEVTIAVHCLKDVPGDVALPEGLTIAAYLPREDVHDAVVSRHGGTLDDLPADATVATSSPRRRAQLTARWPHLRVTAVRGNTNTRLRKLDQGEYDAMILAVAGLRRIGQTARITQVLPVEDMLPAVGAGAIVVTTRTGDTATTRLVAQLNDPATALAATAERAMLRALTGHCHSPIGGLAQVESNAVRLHGAVYSPDGAKQVTATMRGPHCDADDLGRRVADALLRAGARDLIASAAS, from the coding sequence GTGGCGATACAACTGATCACCGTCGGCACCCGATCCTCTCCGATGGCCCTCGCGCAGGCCGAGCAGGTCGCCGGGATGTTGGCGCTGCTCGACCCTGCCGTGGAGATCCGGTTGGCGCCGATGACGACCAGCGGCGACCGGTGGACCGGTGACCTCGCGGTCATCGGCGGCAAGGGCGCGTTCGTCCGCGAGTTGGACCGCGCCCAACTCGCCGGGGAGGTCACGATCGCCGTGCACTGCCTCAAGGACGTCCCCGGCGACGTCGCCCTGCCCGAGGGGTTGACGATCGCTGCCTACCTGCCACGCGAGGATGTGCACGACGCGGTGGTGTCCCGCCACGGCGGCACGCTCGACGACCTGCCCGCCGACGCGACCGTCGCGACCAGCTCGCCGCGCCGCCGCGCCCAACTCACCGCCCGCTGGCCACACCTGCGCGTCACCGCCGTACGCGGTAACACGAACACCAGACTGCGCAAACTCGACCAGGGCGAGTACGACGCGATGATCCTCGCCGTCGCCGGGCTCCGCCGCATCGGCCAGACCGCCCGGATCACCCAGGTGCTTCCGGTCGAGGACATGCTGCCCGCCGTCGGCGCCGGCGCGATCGTGGTCACCACCCGCACCGGCGACACCGCGACGACCCGCCTCGTCGCCCAGCTGAACGACCCGGCCACCGCGCTGGCGGCCACCGCCGAACGCGCCATGCTCCGCGCGCTCACCGGCCACTGCCACAGCCCGATCGGCGGGCTCGCCCAAGTCGAGTCGAACGCTGTACGACTGCACGGTGCCGTCTACAGCCCCGACGGCGCCAAGCAGGTCACCGCGACCATGCGAGGACCCCACTGCGACGCCGACGACCTGGGACGCCGAGTCGCCGACGCCCTGCTGCGGGCCGGGGCACGTGACCTCATCGCCTCCGCGGCCAGCTGA
- the fxlM gene encoding methyltransferase, FxLD system has product MVGSALDTVSADEARARLADQLLASGWISSPAVEAAFRRVSRHLFATDGVSVEAAYADDVVVTRRGPDGRATSSISAPWLQAYMLEQATLAPGARVLEVGSGGYNAALVADVVGPDGTVVTVDIDADVVDRARTGLDRAGYRQVTVVHGDGEYAHQPSAPFDAIIVTVEAPDLPPAWLDQLTPDGVLIVPLRIRGMTRCLALRRHEDHLLATAALQCGFVPMQGNGRHPTRRLALHGDDVVLILDDTTTEVNPDALAAALHSPRREAWSPVTITMREGPSFESLHLWLASQPRPFGTLAVDRERAAGLVDPQDRFFCPTLLTADSFAYLAMRKLDDTTWQFGVHGFGPDADTLTADMLDLITVWEHDHRHHPGPTITVHPTGTHPPTPDVPQLLVTRRHATTAVTWPALGNPR; this is encoded by the coding sequence ATGGTTGGTTCCGCGCTTGACACCGTCTCCGCGGATGAGGCCCGCGCCCGGCTCGCCGACCAGCTCCTCGCCAGCGGCTGGATCAGTTCGCCGGCGGTGGAGGCGGCGTTTCGCCGGGTGTCGCGACATCTGTTCGCGACCGACGGCGTCAGCGTCGAGGCCGCGTACGCCGATGACGTCGTCGTCACCAGACGCGGCCCGGACGGACGCGCGACGAGTTCGATCTCCGCGCCGTGGCTGCAGGCCTACATGCTCGAGCAGGCCACGCTGGCACCCGGTGCCCGGGTCCTTGAAGTCGGCTCCGGCGGCTACAACGCCGCGCTGGTCGCCGACGTCGTCGGCCCGGACGGCACAGTCGTCACCGTCGACATCGACGCCGACGTCGTCGACCGCGCCCGTACCGGCCTGGACCGTGCCGGCTACCGGCAGGTGACGGTGGTACACGGCGACGGCGAGTACGCACACCAGCCCAGCGCCCCGTTCGACGCCATCATCGTCACGGTGGAGGCACCGGACCTTCCCCCGGCCTGGCTCGACCAACTCACCCCAGATGGTGTTCTCATCGTGCCGCTGCGGATACGTGGCATGACCCGGTGCCTCGCCCTGCGACGCCACGAGGATCATCTTCTCGCCACCGCGGCACTGCAATGCGGGTTCGTACCGATGCAGGGCAACGGACGCCATCCCACCCGCCGCCTGGCCCTGCACGGCGACGACGTCGTCCTGATCCTGGACGACACCACCACCGAGGTGAACCCGGACGCACTCGCGGCGGCGCTGCACTCCCCGCGGCGGGAGGCCTGGTCGCCGGTCACCATCACGATGCGGGAAGGCCCTTCTTTCGAGTCACTGCACCTGTGGCTGGCCAGCCAACCCCGGCCCTTCGGCACCCTCGCCGTCGACCGCGAACGCGCCGCCGGCCTGGTCGATCCGCAGGACCGGTTCTTCTGCCCGACCCTGCTCACCGCCGACAGCTTCGCCTACCTCGCGATGCGCAAGCTCGATGACACCACCTGGCAGTTCGGCGTCCACGGCTTCGGACCCGACGCCGACACCCTCACCGCCGACATGCTTGACCTCATCACGGTCTGGGAACACGACCACCGGCACCACCCCGGTCCGACGATCACCGTGCACCCCACCGGCACACACCCGCCTACACCCGATGTACCCCAGCTGCTCGTGACCCGCCGCCACGCCACGACGGCCGTCACCTGGCCCGCCCTCGGCAACCCGCGATGA
- a CDS encoding AAA family ATPase → MTADPPRVERLSHQFPTLVIVRGNSASGKTTAAREARHRYGRGCALLEQDYLRRTILREHDSTHIQPVAPAFITATARTALDLGYHVILEGILHTERYATVLLQLIDSHPGPVAVFYLDVSFDETVRRHLNRAEPIPVTPDEMRRWYAHRDLLGVPGETVIGETSTFEQTVTTILHTSGLTRATSQTPCPRRCRRCDRESDQTAATTAAGG, encoded by the coding sequence ATGACCGCCGACCCGCCGCGCGTCGAACGACTCTCGCACCAGTTCCCGACCCTCGTCATCGTGCGCGGAAACTCGGCAAGCGGAAAGACGACTGCGGCCCGGGAAGCACGACACCGCTACGGGCGCGGCTGCGCCCTGCTGGAACAGGACTACCTGCGCAGAACCATCCTGAGGGAGCACGACAGCACCCACATCCAGCCGGTCGCCCCAGCGTTCATCACCGCGACCGCCCGCACCGCCCTCGACCTGGGCTACCACGTCATCCTCGAAGGCATCCTGCACACCGAACGCTACGCCACGGTCCTGCTCCAACTCATCGACAGTCATCCCGGACCGGTCGCTGTGTTCTACCTGGACGTCTCCTTCGACGAAACCGTCCGCCGCCACCTCAACCGGGCCGAGCCCATCCCCGTGACCCCTGACGAGATGCGCCGCTGGTACGCCCATCGCGACCTGCTCGGCGTCCCCGGCGAAACGGTCATCGGCGAAACCAGCACCTTCGAGCAAACGGTCACTACCATTCTGCACACCAGCGGCCTCACCAGGGCGACATCGCAGACGCCATGCCCACGGCGTTGCCGGCGCTGCGACCGCGAATCCGACCAGACCGCTGCCACCACCGCAGCAGGCGGGTGA
- a CDS encoding DUF6624 domain-containing protein: MVNDELRLELLALADEDQRVRKAAGERAGPGEEIPDDIAREWTRVDERNTARLAEIVSEHGWPTRSLVGDDGANAAWLLAQHADHNLDQQKRFPDLMHAAVAVNEASAVDLAYLTDRVATHAGQPQIYGTQLRPGPDGRLTDYPIADSDTVDQRRAALGLDPLVDYIAASQQR, from the coding sequence ATGGTGAACGACGAGCTGCGGCTGGAGCTGCTAGCCCTTGCGGATGAGGACCAGCGTGTCCGGAAGGCCGCAGGTGAGCGGGCAGGGCCCGGTGAGGAGATCCCCGACGACATCGCCCGGGAGTGGACGCGGGTCGACGAACGTAACACCGCTCGGCTGGCCGAGATCGTCAGCGAGCACGGGTGGCCCACCCGCAGTCTCGTCGGCGACGACGGCGCCAACGCCGCCTGGCTGCTGGCCCAACACGCCGACCACAACCTGGACCAGCAGAAACGCTTCCCCGACCTCATGCACGCCGCCGTAGCCGTGAACGAGGCCAGCGCCGTCGACTTGGCCTACCTGACTGACCGGGTAGCCACACATGCCGGCCAGCCGCAGATCTACGGCACCCAACTGCGCCCCGGCCCAGACGGCCGGCTGACGGACTACCCGATCGCCGACTCCGACACGGTTGACCAGCGGCGAGCCGCGCTCGGCCTTGACCCATTGGTCGACTACATCGCGGCCAGCCAGCAAAGGTAG
- a CDS encoding DddA-like double-stranded DNA deaminase toxin, giving the protein MSLDEVAAGLQTVLEQIARQRAGLAATESSVNAASNRLRTATAGSDHILVRQALTAAAASTTRLREADRHLAEATMAIIEYGKAIGVVLALPRDNAPPSAAASTRPEATGSRREISPQPRAAAETPSGQSTPTGDAAPAPYVPGFLESLPVRRSADAPTDGVITTTDGERISDVHSGKGGPGKGGPGLRPPFKHYVSALDHAEGHAAALMRTRGITEATLYLNNTPCVEPMGCDRVLPYVLPKDATLTVYGPNRYVTVYRGNGKGLA; this is encoded by the coding sequence GTGAGTCTTGACGAGGTCGCCGCCGGACTGCAGACCGTACTCGAACAGATCGCCCGGCAACGCGCCGGCCTGGCCGCCACCGAGTCCTCGGTCAACGCCGCATCGAATCGGCTACGAACCGCCACCGCCGGCAGCGACCACATCCTCGTACGACAGGCCCTCACTGCGGCGGCAGCCTCCACCACGCGACTACGTGAGGCAGACCGCCATCTCGCCGAAGCAACGATGGCGATCATCGAGTACGGGAAGGCCATCGGCGTCGTCCTCGCCCTCCCCCGGGACAATGCACCGCCGTCGGCGGCAGCATCAACGCGCCCTGAAGCAACGGGTAGCCGGCGTGAGATCAGCCCGCAGCCGCGGGCGGCGGCTGAGACTCCGTCCGGCCAATCAACACCGACGGGTGACGCCGCGCCGGCTCCATACGTGCCGGGGTTCCTGGAATCCTTGCCCGTGCGCCGGTCGGCGGACGCCCCGACCGACGGGGTCATCACCACGACGGACGGCGAGAGGATCAGTGATGTACACAGCGGCAAGGGCGGGCCGGGTAAGGGCGGCCCCGGCCTCCGTCCGCCGTTCAAACACTACGTGTCCGCCCTCGACCATGCCGAAGGCCACGCGGCAGCGCTGATGCGCACCCGTGGCATCACGGAGGCCACCCTGTACCTGAACAACACGCCATGCGTGGAACCGATGGGCTGTGACCGGGTCCTACCGTATGTGCTGCCGAAAGACGCGACACTCACCGTCTACGGCCCGAACCGGTATGTCACCGTGTACCGGGGCAACGGAAAGGGGTTGGCATGA